A single window of Fischerella sp. PCC 9605 DNA harbors:
- a CDS encoding vWA domain-containing protein translates to MLENRDYTLIIDKSGSMATPDQKGGRSRWVTAQESTFALASKCEQFDPDGITVYVFSGRFKRYENVTSSKVSQIFQENDPAGTTDLAAVLKHATDNYFERKAAGQTKPNGETILVVTDGEPDDRKAVMKVIIEASRRMERDEELAISFIQVGTDAHATRFLKVLDDELQSAGAKFDICDTVTMEDMEDMSLSEVLLNAIND, encoded by the coding sequence ATGCTAGAAAATCGAGACTATACTCTAATTATTGACAAAAGCGGTAGCATGGCTACACCCGATCAAAAAGGTGGTAGAAGCAGATGGGTAACAGCGCAAGAATCTACTTTTGCATTAGCAAGCAAATGTGAACAATTTGATCCAGATGGCATTACAGTTTATGTATTTTCTGGTCGATTCAAGCGCTATGAAAATGTGACATCAAGTAAAGTTTCCCAAATTTTCCAAGAGAACGACCCCGCTGGCACAACTGATTTAGCAGCAGTATTAAAACACGCAACTGATAATTATTTTGAACGTAAAGCCGCTGGTCAAACTAAGCCAAATGGTGAAACAATTTTAGTAGTTACTGATGGCGAACCAGATGACCGCAAAGCTGTAATGAAGGTAATTATTGAAGCTTCTCGGCGCATGGAACGAGATGAAGAACTAGCCATTTCTTTCATTCAAGTTGGCACAGATGCACATGCTACCCGCTTTTTGAAAGTATTAGATGATGAACTGCAAAGTGCTGGTGCAAAGTTCGATATTTGTGACACTGTGACAATGGAAGATATGGAAGACATGAGTTTATCTGAAGTACTGCTGAATGCCATTAATGATTAA
- a CDS encoding response regulator transcription factor gives MTARILLVEDEVKLARFVELELSYEGYKVTVAHDGLSGLTAARESHPDLVIVDWMLPGLSGLEICRRLRSTGDQVPIILLTAKDEVSDRVAGLDAGADDYVVKPFSVEELLARVRAHLRRTQEADADILQFADLKLNRSTREVHRGDRAIELTAKEFDLLEYLLVHPRQVITRDRILEEVWGYDFMGDSNIIEVYIRYLRLKLEANNEKRLIQTVRGVGYVLRE, from the coding sequence ATGACAGCCCGCATTTTACTTGTTGAAGATGAAGTCAAATTGGCTCGATTTGTAGAATTGGAACTGAGTTATGAAGGTTACAAAGTAACAGTAGCGCATGATGGATTAAGTGGATTAACAGCGGCACGAGAGTCTCATCCAGATTTAGTGATTGTAGACTGGATGCTACCTGGTTTATCTGGATTGGAAATTTGCCGTCGCCTGCGAAGTACAGGCGATCAAGTGCCCATCATCTTATTAACAGCAAAAGATGAAGTGAGCGATCGCGTCGCTGGTTTAGATGCTGGTGCGGATGATTATGTAGTCAAACCCTTTAGTGTCGAGGAATTGTTAGCAAGGGTTCGCGCCCACCTGCGTAGAACTCAAGAAGCAGACGCAGATATCTTGCAATTTGCAGACCTCAAATTAAATCGTTCCACGCGGGAAGTGCATCGGGGCGATCGCGCGATCGAACTAACAGCCAAAGAATTTGATTTACTAGAATATTTGCTGGTTCATCCCCGACAGGTAATTACGCGCGATCGCATTTTAGAAGAAGTCTGGGGTTACGACTTTATGGGAGATTCTAATATTATCGAAGTTTACATCCGCTATCTACGCCTGAAATTAGAAGCAAACAACGAAAAGCGCCTCATTCAAACCGTGCGTGGTGTCGGTTATGTATTGCGCGAGTGA
- the arsM gene encoding arsenosugar biosynthesis arsenite methyltransferase ArsM — protein MTYLETAAQFYSEVAQTPQVGLCCVQSTPMQLPGLKIPQQMQEMNYGCGTTVHPAELANQPTVLYVGVGGGLEALQFAYFSRRPSAVIAVDPVDQMRQAAARNLEIAAKENSWFDTNFVEIRAGDAFNLPVADASVDVVAQNCLFNIFEPEDLTRALKEAHRVLKPGGRLQMSDPIATRPIPSHLQQDERLRAMCLSGALTYEQYIQRIINAGFGQIEIRARRPYRLLDCQTYNLEEPLLLESLDSVSFKVTIPVDGACVFTGKTAIYAGAESFFDDGFGHILQRGIPAAVCDKTAAKLAANLGDNVIITNSTWYYTGGGCC, from the coding sequence ATGACCTACCTCGAAACCGCAGCACAATTCTACAGTGAAGTTGCCCAAACCCCGCAAGTTGGACTTTGTTGCGTCCAAAGTACACCCATGCAACTGCCAGGATTAAAAATTCCCCAACAAATGCAGGAAATGAACTATGGTTGCGGTACTACCGTTCATCCTGCGGAACTAGCAAACCAACCCACCGTGTTGTATGTCGGCGTTGGCGGTGGCTTAGAAGCTTTGCAATTTGCCTATTTTTCCCGTCGTCCCAGTGCTGTCATTGCTGTCGATCCGGTTGACCAAATGCGCCAAGCTGCTGCACGCAACCTGGAAATTGCCGCCAAAGAAAATTCTTGGTTTGACACCAACTTTGTAGAAATTCGTGCAGGCGATGCTTTTAACTTACCCGTTGCTGATGCATCTGTAGATGTCGTAGCGCAGAATTGTCTTTTTAATATCTTTGAACCAGAAGATTTAACCCGTGCTTTAAAAGAAGCACATCGCGTGTTAAAACCAGGCGGACGCTTGCAAATGAGCGATCCCATTGCTACTCGTCCTATTCCATCACATTTACAACAAGATGAGCGCTTACGCGCCATGTGTTTATCCGGCGCACTCACCTACGAGCAGTATATTCAACGTATCATCAATGCTGGTTTTGGCCAAATAGAAATTCGTGCCCGTCGTCCTTATCGTCTTTTAGATTGTCAAACTTACAATCTAGAAGAACCCTTACTTTTAGAAAGTCTGGATTCTGTCTCTTTCAAAGTTACCATTCCCGTCGATGGTGCTTGTGTTTTTACTGGTAAGACAGCAATTTATGCAGGCGCAGAATCATTTTTTGACGATGGTTTCGGTCATATTTTACAACGTGGAATTCCAGCCGCAGTTTGTGATAAAACGGCTGCTAAACTAGCAGCAAATCTAGGAGACAATGTTATAATTACAAACTCTACTTGGTACTATACCGGTGGCGGTTGCTGTTAG
- a CDS encoding MFS transporter: MKTQRQKQVLPPALRSRNYRLFFAGQGISLIGTWMTQTATIWLVYSLTQSPLMLGVVGFSSQIPSFILAPFGGVFVDRFSRHRTLIGTQILSMIQSLALAILALTGVIQIWQIIILSLFQGFINAVDAPARQAFVPDLVERREDLANAIAINSTMFNGARLIGPAIGGLLVASVGAAYCFLIDGLSYIAVILALLAMKIKPRKIVVSMNSPLQQIKEGFLYAFGFPPIRALLLLSALVSFFGMQYAVLVPVFAEKILQGNAQTLGFLMAATGVGALSGGIYLASRKTVLGLGRLIAIAPAILGVGLIAFSLSRFLPLSLFTMLFIGLGTILQVAAGNTVLQTIVEDEKRGRVMSLFTMAFLGTIPFGNLLGGALGNRIGAPTTLFIDGIVCIVGSIYFSKQLPALRRLVYPIYQERGIFTDRVH, translated from the coding sequence ATGAAAACCCAAAGGCAAAAACAAGTGCTACCACCAGCTTTAAGATCGAGAAACTACCGTCTATTTTTTGCGGGACAAGGCATATCCCTGATTGGGACGTGGATGACGCAAACTGCCACTATTTGGTTAGTTTATAGCTTAACTCAATCGCCGTTAATGCTGGGGGTTGTGGGATTTAGCAGTCAAATTCCTAGCTTTATTCTTGCTCCCTTTGGTGGGGTGTTTGTGGATCGCTTTTCTCGCCATCGTACCTTAATTGGTACGCAAATATTGTCAATGATTCAGTCATTAGCACTAGCAATATTGGCGCTAACTGGCGTTATTCAAATTTGGCAGATCATTATCTTGAGCTTATTTCAAGGATTTATTAATGCTGTTGATGCACCAGCGCGGCAAGCATTTGTGCCAGATTTGGTAGAACGTCGAGAAGATTTAGCAAATGCGATCGCCATTAACTCCACAATGTTTAATGGGGCGCGTTTAATCGGCCCGGCGATTGGTGGTTTGTTAGTTGCCAGCGTTGGTGCAGCTTATTGTTTTTTAATTGATGGTCTTAGTTACATTGCCGTAATTCTCGCTTTATTAGCGATGAAAATTAAGCCTAGAAAAATTGTAGTCAGTATGAATAGTCCCTTACAACAAATAAAAGAGGGATTTTTGTATGCCTTTGGTTTTCCACCAATTCGGGCGCTTTTGTTGCTATCAGCTTTAGTTAGCTTTTTTGGCATGCAATATGCTGTTTTAGTTCCAGTTTTTGCAGAAAAAATTCTCCAAGGTAACGCACAAACACTGGGATTTTTGATGGCAGCTACTGGAGTTGGAGCGTTATCAGGCGGAATTTATCTGGCGTCACGTAAAACTGTTTTGGGGCTTGGTAGATTGATTGCTATAGCTCCAGCAATCTTAGGCGTAGGTTTAATAGCCTTTTCTTTATCACGTTTTCTACCACTTTCATTATTTACGATGTTATTTATTGGCTTGGGAACTATCTTACAAGTTGCTGCTGGTAATACAGTTTTACAAACAATTGTTGAAGATGAAAAACGCGGACGAGTAATGAGCTTATTTACAATGGCATTCTTGGGAACAATACCTTTTGGTAATTTATTGGGAGGAGCATTAGGCAATCGTATCGGTGCTCCCACGACATTATTTATTGATGGTATTGTTTGTATTGTAGGTTCTATATATTTTTCTAAACAATTACCTGCTCTACGGCGATTAGTATACCCAATTTATCAAGAAAGAGGTATTTTCACAGATCGGGTACATTAA
- the arsS gene encoding arsenosugar biosynthesis radical SAM (seleno)protein ArsS (Some members of this family are selenoproteins.) has protein sequence MQTTSINPAVTAFQKKLSSPLTKKQVTILQINLGKRCNLACTHCHVEAGPKRTEELSPEICQQLIEIIHKFPQLQIVDLTGGAPEINYGFKPLVEAANSAGKQVIVRSNLTIYFEDGFEDLPEYFAKYKVRVVASMPCYLADNVDKMRGAGVYDDSIKALQRLNQVGYGKEPDLILDLVYNPQLPSGEKFSLTPEQTKLEQDYKVFLEEHFDIVFNNLFTITNLPVGRTKLHLERKKLYAPYLQFLESHFNPTTVEHLMCRDELSIDYLGNVYDCDFNQMMNLPAKTRDGENLTIAKLLAAGSLDLIDRVQTAAYCYGCTAGCGSSCGGALV, from the coding sequence ATGCAAACAACATCAATAAACCCAGCAGTGACAGCTTTCCAAAAAAAACTCTCTTCACCTTTAACGAAAAAGCAAGTTACTATTTTACAAATTAACTTAGGTAAGCGCTGTAATCTTGCCTGTACTCATTGTCATGTAGAAGCAGGGCCAAAACGCACAGAAGAACTTTCTCCAGAAATTTGTCAACAGTTAATCGAAATAATTCACAAATTTCCCCAACTTCAAATTGTTGATTTGACTGGTGGTGCACCAGAAATTAACTATGGATTTAAACCACTGGTAGAAGCAGCAAACTCAGCAGGTAAACAGGTGATTGTTCGGTCTAATTTGACTATTTATTTTGAAGATGGATTTGAGGATTTACCGGAATATTTTGCTAAATATAAAGTGAGAGTAGTTGCTTCTATGCCCTGCTATTTAGCAGATAATGTTGATAAAATGCGCGGTGCTGGTGTTTATGATGATTCAATCAAAGCACTGCAAAGGCTGAATCAGGTTGGTTACGGGAAAGAACCAGATTTAATTTTGGATTTGGTGTATAATCCTCAATTACCATCTGGTGAAAAATTTTCTTTGACTCCCGAACAAACAAAGCTGGAACAAGATTATAAAGTGTTCTTGGAAGAACATTTTGATATAGTCTTTAACAACCTTTTTACTATCACCAATCTACCAGTAGGCAGAACTAAACTGCATTTAGAACGTAAGAAACTATACGCACCTTATTTGCAGTTTTTAGAGTCGCATTTCAATCCTACGACGGTAGAACATTTGATGTGCCGTGATGAACTGTCAATTGATTATCTCGGTAATGTATATGATTGCGACTTTAATCAGATGATGAATTTACCTGCGAAAACTCGTGATGGTGAAAACCTAACAATTGCCAAATTGCTAGCCGCTGGCAGTTTAGATTTGATTGATCGAGTACAAACTGCTGCCTATTGCTATGGTTGTACTGCTGGGTGTGGTTCCAGTTGTGGTGGCGCTTTGGTGTGA
- a CDS encoding salt stress protein, Slr1339 family, which produces MDSIDKLLAELKTEYQEESSEQPQPKPATATPYIQPPRKSASLIDNLLAEVKADFEERDQAEKLRQQQELEQERIRQEQIKAKKQEALKESAKDWLAKLDPFSAEGLWFERFAERYSSKLEAAIDYLQTNE; this is translated from the coding sequence ATGGACTCTATTGATAAGCTGTTAGCTGAACTAAAAACTGAATACCAGGAAGAAAGCAGCGAACAGCCACAGCCAAAGCCAGCCACAGCAACACCATATATTCAACCGCCTCGAAAATCAGCTTCTTTAATAGATAATTTGTTAGCAGAAGTCAAGGCTGATTTTGAGGAACGGGATCAAGCTGAAAAGTTAAGACAACAGCAAGAACTAGAACAAGAACGTATTCGGCAAGAACAAATTAAAGCCAAAAAACAGGAGGCTTTGAAAGAAAGCGCGAAAGATTGGCTAGCCAAATTAGATCCTTTTTCAGCAGAGGGGTTGTGGTTTGAAAGATTTGCTGAAAGATACTCATCAAAATTAGAGGCAGCAATAGATTATTTGCAAACTAACGAGTAG
- a CDS encoding vWA domain-containing protein: protein MVSDRDYTLIIDKSGSMSTPDQMGGKSRWDIAQESTLALARKCEQFDPDGITVYVFSGRFKRYDDVTSAKVAQIFMENDPAGTTNLASVLQDATNNYFQRKKAGKTKPNGETILVITDGEPDDRKAVFEVIIHATRQMERDEELGISIIQVGSDPQATKFLKALDDQMESVGAKFDICDTVTLDDMEDMSLADVLMNAVTD, encoded by the coding sequence ACTCCCGATCAGATGGGTGGTAAAAGTAGATGGGATATAGCTCAGGAATCTACCCTCGCTTTAGCAAGAAAATGTGAGCAATTTGATCCAGATGGGATTACTGTTTACGTATTTTCTGGGAGATTTAAACGCTACGACGATGTTACCTCAGCCAAAGTAGCGCAAATATTTATGGAAAATGATCCAGCAGGCACGACAAATTTAGCGAGTGTACTTCAAGACGCCACCAACAACTACTTTCAGCGTAAAAAAGCTGGTAAAACCAAACCGAATGGAGAAACAATTTTAGTAATCACCGACGGCGAACCAGATGATCGCAAAGCGGTATTTGAGGTAATTATTCATGCAACTCGCCAAATGGAACGTGATGAAGAATTGGGAATTTCTATAATTCAAGTAGGTTCCGATCCTCAAGCAACTAAATTTCTGAAAGCTTTAGATGATCAAATGGAGAGTGTCGGTGCAAAGTTTGATATTTGCGACACCGTCACCCTCGATGACATGGAAGATATGAGCCTCGCAGACGTTTTGATGAATGCAGTAACTGATTAA